In Choloepus didactylus isolate mChoDid1 chromosome 18, mChoDid1.pri, whole genome shotgun sequence, the genomic stretch TGAGGATGCcaccttttgttttcttccttggaAATTCATCCATTTGCAGGTAGGCAGCATTTCACAGGCTGTACTGGGACTCAGGTTCTGTCTACCTGGGCACATTTTTAGATTCTAGCTGGCAAGGCAGCCCCATCTATTTTTGCAGAGGAGCAAAATAAGAGCGAATAAGAGAGTGTGAGATCACAAGGAATTCATTAGCATCCGgattcttcctcctcttttctctgtgctatctccctccccccttccctacCCCAGTAATATTTTCCCCCTAGAGTTGCTGAGGGAATCTGTCAACACTGGGCCAGGAGCTCAGTGTTTTCTGGTGTCTTTTCTAAAGACAGTGTTCAGCCCTTACCAGATGGGAACCTGTCAGCACAGCAGGCAGATAATTATCCTTTCAGGCGGTGGGAGGCCTTACCATGAATGGCAAGGCAGGCGTTCGCGGCAGCTGTGGTCCCACAGCTACCTTATCAAACCAAGCACACACTAAGCAGGCAAGAGTTACCTGGGCCGGTCCACAGGAAGTGCTgggtggtggaggtgggaggagCGGGTTCTAAAATGGATTGGGGCTCCCTTCCCTACAAGGCAGTGAGAAGTCTATGTCGGGCTGGATCCACACCTGAAATCTCTCCTTAGAGGCCAGTGCAAGCCAACCCCTCCTCCTGGCAGGATCAAGTGGGCCACCTCCTCTGTGAGGACCCAGAACTCATACACAGCGCTTAGGATGGGCAGATTCCCCTTCATTTGCTGAAGGAACTTCCTAATAACCAGGCAGCCAACAATAGGGCATGCTGCCTAGTAAGATAATGATCTCCCCGTTACTGGAGGTGtccaagcagatgccagctggcCACCTTCCAAGGAACAATGCAGGGAGAAAATCTGACATGGGCAGGAGTCTGGCTTGTATGCCCTCCAAAGCTTCTTTACTTCTGTGGATTATCATGGGATAAGAGCATGAACTTGGAGTCATAATAGGCCTGGGTTCAAGTTCTAGTTCCACAGCTAGATGGCCTTGAGCATATCACTTAATGTCTTTGTTTAAAGTAAATTACATagggatgttttatttttctgacagtGTGTGATCATTGTAAAAAACAATTTATTGTGGACACTTTCCATGCCAAAACATAGATTTAACTTATCCTTTTTAATAGCTATATACTTAATTCCTTTAAGccatggtttcctcatctataaaagaaGATAGTAATAAAATTGTGGAGAGGATACAAAGATTAAGTAAGAGAATGTATAAAAAGTGCTCAGCGTTTAGTTAAGCATCTAAAACATGTTGGTGGTTGATTGTTATTCTAAacctgcactgtccaatagaacatATGAACCTCATATGGAATTTTAAACTTTCTAGTAGccatatttaaaaagtaacaataaacaactgaaattaattttaataatttaacctGACATATATGACATTATCATTTCAACAAGtaagcaatataaaaattattaatgagatatgtTTACAATCTTTTTTTCATACCAAGTTTTTTGAAATTGGGTGTGTATTTACAGCATTCAGATcagccacattttaagtgctcaatagACACATGTAGCTGGTGGCCATCATATGGGACAGAGCTGCTCTAAGTCTTCCCTCTTAGCTACCTTATCTCACAGATTTCAGTCTGCTTACCAAAGTAGGTTATAAATATGGATTAGATTGTATTGTTCTTTGTTCCATATGATTTCATCTTCTCACTCTACCTCAAACTCCATAAGAGCAATTAGCTCTTATTTTCTGTATTACTAAAACTCCTACTTTACTGGGCCCTGGGTCAGTGGCCAAGAAATCTGTTTGACTGACATCCTTGGGAATCCAGCAATGAGTGAAAATAATCAGCTTGCTTTCTGCCTTCTGGTGTGAAACGCAAATGAATGCTTAGCACTGTCTGGATGGACCACAAAAGGCTCGCCATAAAAGTTGgctctcctttttttcctattagTGGTGGATGGAGTTGAAGTTCTGATGAGCTCTTGGAAGGGGCTACCTGTCAGAGAGAGTGGGACCTGGGAAAATCATCCAGTGCTCTGAGCTTCCTCTATCCTAATTCCTACCCTACTGACCTCAAAGTAGTACTACTATGATCAGACGAGATAATATTTTGAGAAAGGGTTTTGAAAACGAAGAAGATCTATCAACATAAATACTTGTAATGAACTCAACATCAGGCTTGGGGCTTGGGcagtggggtggtggggtggaaAGCGAGGCGGTGTTTCAGTGGACTTACATCTGCGTAAGCTCTGCTTGCGGGGACTTTAAGACTTGAGCATGTGAAAGTGTTTTGAAAGCTGTGAAGCCGCTACAAGGGATCCTTTAATCTTTAGTGGGGGTGGAGGCGGGGCTGGGAGCCTGCACATACCAAACTGCGGAGGAGCTTTGCTTTACTGGAGAATAAGAAACGTAGCTGGTGAGAGACCTCTGCTCACCTCCATTCTTGTAATTGCTAGTTGTCAAATCCACACGGTCgccagaaaagaagaaacagatggaaGTAACAGAAACCACCGCGGTGGAGATCTTAGCCGTCAGACTCAAGTGGAAGAGCCGGGGGAAACCTTGGAGGAAGCTCGGCGGGAGCTTTTCCCTTTCTCCGGGGTCTCGAAGGCCGAGGTCCGAGGTCCGTCCTGCAAGGGTCCTTCCGGTCAGTCTTCATAAACAAAGGGGAGACATTCCGCTGTAGCCTTTTCTGTACTTGATTCGAATCCGCCCTGGGCCACGATCCCCCGCCTCCCACTCTCCTGTTGGGTATTTATATCgcagaaaattattttccccAGAAACTGGGAATCTAGAATATGAAGACCTATCCAGGAAGGAAGTCATGGCAGAAACGCTCACAGTGCGTCTGGCAGTTTGCTCTGCGTTTCCTCatttgtgtcctttctttgtGCAGCGTGGCCGCCTATGAGTCACGTATTTGGGTGCTGAGGATCGAGAgttaaaatttgtgtttttttgccaAGCAGCCGGTAGCCAGCGTCCCCTGCCCGGGGCGGCTGTGGGTGGTAAACGCCTCTGTGTCGGATGCTGTTTTCCCTGCTCTGTGGAGGACAACCTTCTCCTCTGGTGAAGGACAGCAGGCAGGCAAGGGCAGAACGGGGATTCTAAATCTGCGATTTCTGGTTAAACCATAGGCCGAGGGATTCGAGGCTCCGTCTCCAGCCGGGCGGAGGGGCCTTCTCCACCGTCCCCggcctgttagctgggaagtcacgtcgGGGCATGCCTGGTCCCTCCTTACATGCCTTTGAAAGAACCCTAAGGCTGTTCACCTTTTTCTTCCCGTCTCAATATCCGTGAGAGGGATTTCTCAGACTAGGAAAGAGAGAGTTTCGGGTTGGGTTAAGCTGCAGCCTCCTGTTCTACCTGCAGCCTTTCTACAAATATGCACCAggtacctattatgtgccagacctCACTGTAGGTGCTCTATTAGTTTAACCTGCTTTTAAAAAGGAGCAGCAACCATTAATATAACTTAGgtttaaaaggaaatagaaaagtaaATCCAGTGCTTTTTTGGGTCTATTTATAAAACAGGCAGCCTTGGGTAGTGAAACCCTCCTTCAAAATTAATCACTTAACAAAGTTCCAGGCTTTGAATTTTGCAGGATGAATTCTACAATATCCCTTTatcatgaacttttttttttttacccctagAGAACACCAGAGTGAGTTCGTATTTTGAAGATAAATGTAGAAAGCTAAGAATGAATAGTGACTGGCATTTAAGTGCCAGCCTCCTTCAGAGTAGTGGAAGCTGCCTGGTCACGGGGACATCGGTGGGTGCCCATCCTTATCCCGTGGTGATGGGATGCTTCCTGAGAGGGAGAAGCTCACTGCCTGCTGAGCAACCCTGCAGAGCACCTCCTTCGGGTGGAAACCACTGCCTAACCATTGAATCAGCAGAAAGTGCCAGAAAATCCATTTTGTGCCCTGGACCAGAGGATGTGCTGTGTTCAGAAATTAACAGGTAAAAAAGTAGCTGACTTTTGGAGTGCTTGCTGAGTGCTATGCTCTGTCCCAAATACTGTGGGATGTTTAATCCTCACAGAGGCCTAGTGAGGAGGTGCTCTTATTTTCATCACCTCTGTTTAACTGAGGCTGAAAATGACACAGGATATTAACTATCGTGTGTGAGGTCACAGAGGTGGTGTGTGCCAACCCCGGATTCGGCGCAGGCCTTCTGACGTCAGCATGCATGTGTCTTATCACCAGACACTCTAGCTGTGACAGCCAGCAGCCTGAGCTCTCCTACTTTCTGCatggccttgagcaagtcattcTTGGCCCCCTCAcggggcctcagttttccctctAAAACTAAGGGGTGTGGAATGGGCACAATAGCCACCCTTATAGACTAGAAAACAAAAGGTGAGGGACTCTTAAAATCTGTGGCCCAAAGGCAAGAGGAGACCCTGAGAGGGTTAACTCCTAATGAACTTGGGGACACCCCACCTGTGGGGCCTCAGAGATACAAGACGTACACTTGAAACTGAGGAATGGTGCTTCTTCCCACCCAATTCCTCTCCCTGATTGGGAAGCAAGGCTTCCACGGAGGAGAGAGTCCACAGACCATTCACTGGGGGGAGGGTCATAGGTGTTGAGGGTGGAGAgtgggcaagcctcagccccagGAGCCCAAGGAACCAAAACTGAGGACCAAAAGCCAACATCACACTGCCTGAGTGACATAGCTGGTGACCTTGAGTGGAGTCTaatgctctgtgcctcagtgccTCCTTTATAAGGCAGAGATAAGCATAGAGCCTACCTCATAGGTGACGATACAGATAAATCTCATAAAACGGTGCTGGGAACATAGTAAGCTCTCAGTAAATGTGagccaccaccaccatcctcaTCACCATTCTCATCATCATCTCTAGAGGGCAAAAGTAAATAAACCAGGACCCTTGACTGTAAATAAAC encodes the following:
- the LOC119513920 gene encoding uncharacterized protein LOC119513920 isoform X3, whose amino-acid sequence is MILVVKSTRSPEKKKQMEVTETTAVEILAVRLKWKSRGKPWRKLGGSFSLSPGSRRPRSEVRPARVLPDPEKRELEPCPQPDQWSAQEELSQDCLQEDARDITIWSDN
- the LOC119513920 gene encoding uncharacterized protein LOC119513920 isoform X1, which produces MILVVKSTRSPEKKKQMEVTETTAVEILAVRLKWKSRGKPWRKLGGSFSLSPGSRRPRSEVRPARVLPNTRVSSYFEDKCRKLRMNSDWHLSASLLQSSGSCLVTGTSVGAHPYPVVMGCFLRGRSSLPAEQPCRAPPSGGNHCLTIESAESARKSILCPGPEDVLCSEINRNSPRIACRRMQGISPYGLITSPCALKNKPE
- the LOC119513920 gene encoding uncharacterized protein LOC119513920 isoform X2; translated protein: MAETLTPVASVPCPGRLWVVNASVSDAVFPALWRTTFSSGEGQQAENTRVSSYFEDKCRKLRMNSDWHLSASLLQSSGSCLVTGTSVGAHPYPVVMGCFLRGRSSLPAEQPCRAPPSGGNHCLTIESAESARKSILCPGPEDVLCSEINRTQRRESWSPAHNQINGQLKRNSPRIACRRMQGISPYGLITSPCALKNKPE